One window of the Granulicella arctica genome contains the following:
- a CDS encoding ABC transporter ATP-binding protein: MTEEKAEVQQESPWRERLRALRNMPPVLYILWESGPSVVTWGLILRIVVAVLPYGIAKVAALIIQDIAGVLRHQPLDPLFWKLVAAEVVLNVGLGLITRAIDYSDSLLANRYTQHVSVRVMEQAARLDLTTYENPVFYDRLERARVQATDRLAMIQQMGRLFQQVITTLVFSVALAWASPWLILLLALGVIPSFLGETHYAFLGYAKNFRQTTAKRTMDYLRQVAGSREGAKEVKLFGLNKFFTDRFQALADQIYVEDVALSRSKLIVGGLLGIIGTLGYYGAYVYVIWRTLNSGYDLGQFSFLTAAIQQASSNLQQVFSTASGIADQALFLTDLLAFFEMEPTVRSKPNGLKAPEPIKLGFEFQNVSFTYPGTNRTVLSNFNFHLHPGERIALIGENGQGKTTVVKLITRLYDPTEGRILLDGVDLREYSLEDLHRHIGVIFQDFMRFEMTARENIAVGRVDQPHQQADIESAAHKSLADTVVAKLAGGYDQVLGRRFEGGVELSGGEWQKIALARAYLRDADLLILDEPTAALDARSELEVFERFAELTEGKMALLISHRFSTVRMADRIVVLAGGRLIEEGNHLQLMERAGVYAGMFEMQAASYR, translated from the coding sequence ATGACCGAAGAAAAAGCCGAGGTACAGCAGGAAAGCCCATGGCGGGAGCGGCTCCGCGCCCTCCGCAATATGCCCCCTGTGCTGTACATCCTCTGGGAGTCCGGACCCTCCGTTGTGACTTGGGGCCTCATCCTTCGCATTGTTGTTGCGGTACTTCCGTACGGTATCGCGAAGGTCGCAGCCCTCATCATTCAGGATATTGCGGGGGTCCTCCGTCATCAGCCCCTTGATCCGCTCTTTTGGAAGCTGGTCGCTGCTGAAGTAGTCCTCAACGTAGGCCTCGGCCTCATCACCCGTGCGATCGACTACTCGGACTCGCTCCTTGCCAATCGCTACACCCAGCACGTCAGCGTGCGGGTCATGGAGCAGGCAGCCCGGCTCGATCTGACCACCTACGAGAATCCGGTCTTCTACGATCGGCTCGAGCGTGCTCGTGTTCAGGCGACTGACCGGCTCGCCATGATCCAGCAGATGGGCCGACTCTTCCAGCAGGTCATCACCACGCTGGTTTTTTCTGTCGCACTCGCCTGGGCATCGCCGTGGTTGATCCTTCTGCTTGCTCTCGGCGTTATCCCGTCGTTCCTTGGAGAGACCCACTACGCCTTTCTGGGTTACGCAAAGAACTTCCGCCAGACCACCGCCAAACGCACCATGGACTACCTTCGCCAGGTCGCCGGCAGCCGCGAGGGCGCGAAGGAGGTCAAGCTCTTTGGCCTGAACAAATTCTTCACCGACCGCTTTCAGGCGCTTGCCGACCAGATCTACGTAGAAGATGTAGCCCTTTCCCGCTCAAAACTGATCGTCGGCGGTCTGCTCGGCATCATCGGAACGCTGGGCTACTACGGCGCCTATGTCTACGTCATTTGGCGCACGCTCAACAGCGGATACGACCTTGGCCAGTTCAGCTTCCTCACTGCGGCCATCCAGCAGGCAAGTTCAAATCTCCAGCAGGTCTTTTCCACCGCATCCGGTATCGCGGATCAGGCGCTCTTCCTCACGGATCTCCTCGCGTTTTTCGAGATGGAACCGACCGTGCGCTCGAAGCCAAATGGTCTGAAGGCGCCCGAGCCAATCAAACTCGGCTTCGAGTTTCAGAACGTATCGTTCACCTACCCCGGTACCAACCGAACCGTTCTCAGCAACTTCAACTTTCACCTGCATCCCGGCGAACGCATTGCCCTTATTGGCGAGAATGGCCAGGGCAAGACAACCGTCGTCAAGCTGATCACCCGGCTCTACGACCCGACAGAAGGACGTATTCTGCTCGACGGAGTTGATCTCCGCGAGTACTCCCTCGAGGATCTGCACCGGCACATCGGGGTCATCTTCCAGGACTTCATGCGCTTCGAGATGACCGCCCGGGAAAATATCGCCGTGGGTCGTGTCGACCAGCCTCACCAGCAGGCCGACATCGAATCGGCCGCCCACAAGAGCCTCGCCGACACCGTCGTTGCGAAGCTTGCTGGCGGCTATGACCAGGTTCTCGGCCGTCGCTTTGAGGGAGGCGTCGAACTCTCCGGTGGCGAATGGCAGAAGATTGCGCTCGCCCGGGCCTATCTCCGGGACGCCGACCTCCTCATCCTCGATGAGCCGACCGCCGCCCTCGACGCTCGCAGCGAACTCGAGGTCTTCGAGCGTTTCGCCGAACTCACTGAAGGCAAGATGGCTCTCCTGATCTCGCACCGATTCTCCACCGTCCGGATGGCTGACCGCATCGTCGTCCTCGCCGGAGGCCGCCTCATCGAAGAGGGCAATCACCTGCAACTTATGGAGCGCGCAGGCGTCTACGCAGGAATGTTCGAGATGCAGGCTGCCAGCTACCGATAA
- a CDS encoding class I SAM-dependent methyltransferase, with product MSTSTIGQTWNTTAYAAHGRFVANMAGGVFELLAPQPREHILDLGCGDGALTERLAATGAIVTGVDASPTMVAAARARGLNVDHQSATALPYEAEFDAVFSNAALHWITDATAVLDGVHRALRPGGRFVAEMGGQGNIAAIRTALQAVLEPFGIDAETAAASFFPSPAHYRHLLEQAGFTVQSLELIPRPTPLAGGADGMAIWLNTFRNGILDLLPAADRALAVERTVALLRPILADLHDEWTADYVRLRFHATR from the coding sequence ATGTCCACTTCTACCATCGGTCAAACCTGGAACACCACTGCCTATGCCGCCCATGGCCGCTTCGTCGCCAACATGGCCGGTGGAGTCTTCGAACTCCTTGCTCCGCAGCCCAGAGAGCATATCCTCGATCTCGGCTGCGGCGATGGCGCGCTCACGGAGAGGCTGGCGGCAACTGGCGCGATCGTCACCGGAGTCGACGCATCGCCCACGATGGTCGCAGCCGCTCGCGCTCGCGGACTCAATGTCGACCATCAGAGCGCCACGGCTCTTCCTTATGAAGCCGAATTTGATGCCGTCTTCTCGAACGCTGCTCTTCACTGGATCACTGACGCGACAGCCGTCCTCGATGGCGTCCACCGTGCCTTGCGACCGGGTGGCCGATTCGTCGCCGAGATGGGTGGCCAGGGAAACATCGCCGCCATCCGTACTGCACTTCAGGCCGTCCTTGAACCCTTCGGCATCGACGCCGAGACCGCCGCAGCCTCCTTCTTTCCCTCTCCGGCTCATTACCGCCATCTTCTGGAGCAAGCGGGCTTCACGGTCCAGTCGCTCGAACTCATTCCTCGCCCGACCCCACTGGCCGGTGGTGCGGATGGCATGGCGATCTGGCTTAATACCTTCCGCAACGGCATCCTCGACCTCCTTCCAGCAGCAGACCGTGCTCTCGCCGTCGAGCGGACAGTCGCTCTGCTTCGGCCCATCCTGGCCGACCTCCACGATGAATGGACCGCCGACTACGTCCGTCTGCGCTTCCACGCAACTCGATGA
- a CDS encoding M28 family peptidase — MSKFWNGRDAIAQVSLSVVLLVQAGSLMAQLPSFKIPGTKKKPDAKAGPQFPAWTVKPEWVKAHEQFLASDALAGRGSATRDEEIAATYVVSEFMQYGLTPAPGSQGFLQSIDVVAPTLDGKASLAAGGVVLTEGDDMQVLYSTGTSVSGSLQRIPASEVGKTKGKKDAVVVLTGAPLSGETLQGVIGTLFKEGVGFVLVPKSEATQKFFDQIGGKTRVPVKLKDDESAAHGTTLASVSEAAMKGLDTVREGAKVTLTIHAEIKPRQTFNAIGFLAGSDPSSGTILLTAHLDHLGVGAAVNGDAIYNGANDDAAGTTAVLELAHVLAAGPKLKRSILFVCYGSEESGELGSEYFGKHPPVPLKDLVANLEFEMIGNQDPKMPPGTLLLTGFDRSNLGSTLKEHGAKVGPDPYPEQHFFERSDNYQLALEGVVAHTAAGWGTPLTYHQPNDDLAHLDINFMTAAIQSLIDPLRWLATNEFKPAWFPGMQPKR; from the coding sequence ATGTCGAAGTTCTGGAACGGTCGTGATGCAATCGCGCAGGTGAGCCTGTCTGTTGTCTTGCTGGTGCAGGCTGGCTCCCTGATGGCGCAGTTGCCGTCTTTCAAGATTCCCGGTACGAAGAAGAAGCCGGACGCGAAGGCCGGGCCGCAGTTTCCGGCATGGACGGTAAAGCCGGAGTGGGTCAAGGCGCATGAGCAATTCCTCGCGAGCGACGCGCTTGCGGGTCGAGGCAGCGCAACGCGGGATGAAGAGATTGCGGCCACCTATGTGGTGTCGGAGTTCATGCAGTATGGCCTCACCCCCGCCCCTGGCTCGCAGGGCTTTCTGCAAAGTATTGACGTTGTTGCGCCGACGCTCGACGGCAAGGCATCGCTTGCGGCTGGCGGCGTGGTTCTGACGGAGGGCGACGACATGCAGGTGCTGTACTCGACAGGCACGAGTGTGTCCGGTTCCTTGCAACGCATCCCGGCATCTGAGGTGGGCAAGACAAAGGGGAAAAAGGATGCGGTCGTCGTCCTCACGGGTGCTCCCCTAAGCGGAGAGACGCTCCAGGGTGTGATTGGCACGCTCTTCAAAGAGGGTGTGGGCTTCGTGCTGGTGCCGAAGAGCGAAGCGACGCAGAAGTTCTTTGATCAAATCGGTGGTAAGACGCGGGTGCCGGTTAAGCTGAAGGACGATGAGAGCGCCGCTCATGGAACAACGCTGGCGTCGGTCAGCGAAGCGGCGATGAAGGGTCTGGATACCGTTCGTGAGGGTGCGAAGGTCACGCTGACCATTCATGCGGAGATCAAGCCTCGGCAGACCTTCAATGCGATCGGCTTTCTGGCGGGCAGCGATCCATCGAGTGGAACGATCCTGCTGACCGCTCATCTCGATCATCTCGGTGTGGGGGCGGCTGTCAATGGCGATGCGATCTACAACGGCGCGAATGATGACGCGGCGGGGACGACCGCCGTTCTGGAACTGGCGCATGTACTGGCTGCAGGGCCGAAGCTGAAGCGCAGCATCCTCTTCGTCTGCTACGGCAGTGAGGAGTCGGGTGAGTTGGGGTCCGAGTATTTTGGCAAACATCCACCGGTCCCGCTCAAGGATCTGGTGGCCAATCTGGAGTTCGAGATGATTGGCAATCAGGACCCCAAGATGCCGCCGGGAACCTTATTGCTGACGGGCTTTGATCGCTCCAACCTGGGTTCCACGTTGAAGGAGCATGGCGCAAAGGTCGGGCCCGATCCTTATCCGGAGCAGCACTTCTTCGAGCGGTCGGATAACTACCAGTTGGCGCTCGAGGGCGTTGTTGCTCATACGGCTGCCGGGTGGGGCACGCCGCTGACCTACCACCAGCCGAACGACGATCTGGCTCATCTGGACATCAACTTTATGACGGCGGCGATTCAGTCGCTGATCGATCCGCTGCGATGGCTGGCGACGAATGAATTCAAGCCAGCCTGGTTTCCGGGAATGCAGCCAAAGCGATAA
- a CDS encoding dipeptidase yields the protein MGQVEAAVEFAHAQGPRFVEELKALLRIPSVSTLPEHAGDVRKAAEFCAEELKRIGMDNIRLIETATAERTGGHPLVYADHLHAEGKPTVLCYGHYDVQPAEPLDEWKSPPFEPTERDGNLYARGAVDDKGQMWMHIKALESLLVAGGGKLPVNVRVILEGEEEVGGEGIASYLRDHGEALKADVALVSDTEMFAPELPTLCVGLRGMIYTEIEARGARTDLHSGMYGGAAPNPFIALAQVIAKLKDEDGKILIPGFYDTVQVPTADELKAWTQLPFDEEHYRATEVGSVALTGEPGYSVMERTWARPTLDVHGMPGGFIGTGAKTVIPAKATAKVSLRLVPDMTPAESFGQYKAFVESITPKGIELEVRLIHSGDPIVVSTDNAYVRAAVAAMREVFGKETVFVRGGGSIPVVGDFVRNLKIPTVLMGFGLPDDNLHAPNEKFHLANFHRGIESIVRFLVGVGV from the coding sequence ATGGGTCAGGTAGAAGCTGCAGTTGAATTTGCTCATGCGCAAGGGCCGCGGTTCGTTGAGGAGTTGAAGGCGCTGTTGCGGATTCCTTCGGTCTCGACCTTGCCGGAGCACGCGGGCGATGTGCGGAAGGCGGCGGAGTTCTGCGCGGAAGAACTGAAGCGCATCGGCATGGACAACATCCGTCTGATCGAAACTGCGACCGCGGAGCGAACGGGTGGACATCCGCTGGTCTATGCGGATCACCTCCACGCGGAGGGTAAGCCAACCGTACTGTGCTATGGCCACTATGACGTTCAGCCTGCGGAGCCGCTCGACGAATGGAAGTCGCCGCCGTTTGAACCGACCGAACGGGATGGAAATCTCTACGCGCGTGGCGCGGTGGATGACAAGGGGCAGATGTGGATGCACATCAAGGCGCTGGAATCACTGCTGGTTGCAGGAGGCGGCAAATTGCCGGTCAACGTCCGCGTGATTCTTGAAGGCGAAGAAGAGGTCGGTGGAGAGGGAATCGCCAGCTACCTGCGGGATCATGGCGAGGCGCTTAAGGCAGATGTAGCGCTGGTATCGGATACGGAGATGTTTGCACCAGAGCTTCCGACGTTGTGCGTTGGCTTGCGCGGGATGATCTATACAGAGATCGAGGCTCGTGGCGCGAGGACGGACCTGCACTCGGGCATGTACGGTGGCGCCGCCCCGAATCCGTTTATCGCCCTGGCACAGGTGATTGCGAAGCTCAAGGATGAGGATGGCAAGATCCTGATTCCTGGCTTCTACGACACGGTTCAGGTGCCGACCGCCGATGAGTTGAAGGCTTGGACGCAACTGCCGTTCGATGAGGAGCACTATCGTGCGACCGAGGTTGGTTCTGTTGCGCTGACCGGGGAGCCGGGGTACAGCGTCATGGAACGGACATGGGCGCGACCGACCCTCGACGTCCACGGAATGCCCGGCGGCTTTATCGGTACAGGCGCGAAGACGGTCATTCCCGCCAAGGCTACGGCAAAGGTTAGCCTGCGGTTGGTGCCCGATATGACGCCGGCCGAGAGCTTTGGTCAATACAAGGCATTTGTGGAGTCAATTACGCCGAAGGGAATTGAACTTGAGGTACGGCTCATCCACTCCGGCGACCCCATCGTGGTGAGTACCGACAACGCGTATGTGCGGGCGGCGGTGGCGGCGATGCGGGAGGTCTTTGGGAAGGAGACCGTCTTTGTGCGAGGCGGGGGATCGATCCCGGTCGTCGGCGACTTTGTGCGCAACCTCAAGATTCCGACGGTTCTGATGGGCTTCGGGTTGCCGGACGACAATCTGCATGCCCCGAATGAGAAGTTCCACCTGGCGAACTTCCACAGGGGTATCGAATCGATCGTACGGTTCCTGGTTGGCGTGGGAGTGTGA
- the mobA gene encoding molybdenum cofactor guanylyltransferase codes for MAPLAISGYVLAGGKSSRMGRDKALLELDGHPLVEHAVRKLRTFCSDVHILSSQPELEIFAPLVADIHPGCGPLGGIETALLHATHAWSIFLPVDMPFLEADYLAQWAAGVIAARDARLALFTVGTRPQPTLCMLHRELTPFVASAMARGEFKLNPVLEGAAQSLVTDKRLTIDTVFLNRQVPEGDMFTNLNTPEEFALGRQRWKAETLPTGSAS; via the coding sequence ATGGCACCGCTTGCGATCAGCGGGTATGTCCTTGCTGGCGGGAAGAGCTCCCGGATGGGGCGGGATAAAGCACTTCTCGAGTTGGACGGGCATCCGCTCGTGGAGCATGCGGTCCGCAAGCTGCGAACATTCTGCAGCGACGTTCACATTCTGAGTAGCCAGCCAGAGCTCGAAATCTTCGCACCACTGGTAGCCGATATCCACCCCGGTTGTGGCCCGCTCGGAGGAATCGAGACCGCGCTGCTCCACGCCACGCACGCGTGGAGCATCTTCCTTCCGGTCGATATGCCCTTTCTCGAAGCAGACTACCTTGCACAATGGGCAGCGGGGGTGATCGCCGCACGCGATGCACGCCTGGCCTTGTTTACAGTCGGAACAAGACCGCAGCCAACGCTCTGCATGTTGCATCGAGAGCTGACGCCCTTTGTGGCAAGCGCCATGGCTCGAGGCGAATTCAAGCTGAATCCAGTGCTTGAGGGGGCAGCGCAGAGTCTCGTTACGGACAAGCGGCTAACTATTGATACGGTTTTTCTCAATCGGCAGGTGCCTGAGGGGGACATGTTCACGAATCTCAATACGCCGGAGGAGTTTGCTCTGGGGCGGCAGCGTTGGAAGGCCGAAACGCTCCCGACCGGTAGTGCATCATAA
- a CDS encoding ABC transporter ATP-binding protein encodes MEQAAQQNEAAADEIPDVKNKPGSYISFENVSKAFGDFVVLEDVSFCVNPGETLCILGRSGVGKSVSLQMLLGFLKPDAGMIRVAGENICGFSEPQLQAIRRKVTMVFQNGALFDSISVGENVAFPLRERGELGEEQIFQVVRGLLEMVGVAGMDHLLPSDLSTGMKRSVAIARALAAQPEAILYDEPTTMVDPLMAHLLGDLIERLKQQLHLTSIVVTHDMRFAKKLADRVVFLHQGKARFFGTMAEMEQSDDEVLKEFLALDELVLPK; translated from the coding sequence ATGGAGCAGGCTGCCCAGCAGAACGAGGCAGCTGCGGACGAAATCCCGGACGTCAAAAACAAGCCGGGTTCATATATTTCCTTCGAAAACGTTTCAAAGGCCTTTGGCGACTTCGTTGTGCTCGAAGACGTCAGTTTTTGCGTCAACCCGGGCGAAACGCTGTGCATCCTGGGCAGGAGCGGCGTCGGTAAATCTGTATCGCTCCAGATGTTATTAGGCTTCCTGAAGCCGGACGCTGGAATGATCCGCGTCGCGGGTGAGAATATCTGCGGTTTCAGCGAGCCACAGTTGCAGGCAATCCGCCGCAAAGTGACCATGGTGTTCCAGAATGGAGCGCTCTTTGATTCAATCTCCGTTGGCGAAAACGTCGCTTTCCCCTTAAGAGAGCGGGGGGAGTTGGGCGAGGAACAGATCTTCCAAGTCGTGCGGGGTCTCCTGGAGATGGTTGGCGTCGCCGGAATGGATCATCTCCTGCCGTCCGATCTCTCAACAGGAATGAAGCGTTCTGTGGCGATTGCGCGGGCCTTGGCAGCCCAGCCGGAAGCTATTCTCTATGACGAGCCCACGACGATGGTCGATCCGCTGATGGCACACCTCCTCGGAGATCTCATCGAACGGCTCAAACAGCAGCTTCATCTCACGAGCATCGTCGTAACCCACGATATGAGATTCGCGAAGAAACTGGCGGATCGAGTTGTGTTCCTCCACCAGGGAAAGGCGCGCTTTTTTGGAACGATGGCAGAGATGGAGCAAAGCGATGACGAGGTGCTGAAAGAATTCTTAGCGCTGGACGAATTAGTGTTACCGAAGTAA
- a CDS encoding sugar transferase yields the protein MATPDYLQQVIVSGRRRTAGSGKRSSAMFGIFRRPSVTSLVWASIDLMTALLASIIAFRIRIAMPSFVEGVKTSHHLFPSSPHVLISYMGWYAICLIFFSRSYGLYGPIQNRGGLHEQRMTLQASLVAGLLLCGTLYLSRGLIMSRAVVIMTVLLSALLLCGRRAIWRRMVYSRYREGLETRNILIVGAGRVAHALRNHLESLRHMGFRFKGFVALTEREAESGDADVIGDVRNCLSLARSLFVDEIFFSVPADKKLVISLVEGARAAGIDVRVVPDLYDGLAWNAPIEYIGQFPTIPLHRRDFPLGSFLFKRILDISLSTFALLAASPIMLAIAIAIRMDGPGPIFYRAQRIGRKGRTFTCFKFRTMVTNADKLKADLEHMNERAGVLFKIADDPRVTKIGKMLRKYSLDELPQFYNVLRGDMSVVGPRPPIASEVEQYDLAHLRRLDVLPGITGLWQVEARQDPSFDSYISLDSAYVENWTLWLDLKILARTIGVVFSGTGS from the coding sequence ATGGCAACACCGGACTACCTGCAGCAGGTGATTGTTTCTGGAAGGCGCCGTACGGCGGGCAGCGGTAAACGCAGTTCTGCGATGTTTGGCATCTTCCGTCGGCCTTCGGTCACCAGCCTTGTGTGGGCTTCTATCGATCTGATGACCGCTTTGCTGGCCAGCATCATCGCATTTCGTATCCGCATCGCCATGCCGTCCTTTGTTGAAGGTGTTAAGACTTCACACCACCTGTTTCCCAGTTCTCCGCATGTCTTGATCTCGTACATGGGTTGGTATGCGATCTGCCTTATTTTCTTCTCGCGGTCGTACGGTCTCTATGGACCGATACAGAACCGAGGAGGTTTGCACGAACAACGAATGACTCTGCAGGCGTCTTTAGTTGCAGGACTCCTATTGTGCGGAACGCTCTATCTGTCGCGCGGCCTGATCATGTCGCGAGCGGTCGTCATTATGACCGTCCTGCTGAGTGCGCTGCTGCTATGTGGCCGAAGAGCGATCTGGCGAAGGATGGTCTATAGCCGCTATCGCGAAGGTCTTGAGACACGAAACATCCTGATCGTGGGAGCAGGGCGGGTTGCACACGCGCTACGTAACCACCTCGAATCGTTGCGCCACATGGGTTTCAGATTCAAGGGTTTTGTAGCGCTTACCGAGCGTGAGGCGGAGTCGGGAGATGCGGATGTCATCGGCGATGTGCGGAACTGCCTTTCGCTGGCGAGATCCCTTTTTGTGGATGAAATCTTCTTCTCGGTTCCAGCCGATAAGAAGCTTGTTATTAGTCTGGTCGAAGGTGCACGTGCTGCAGGTATCGACGTTCGCGTTGTACCCGATCTTTACGACGGGCTGGCGTGGAACGCTCCGATCGAGTACATCGGCCAGTTCCCAACCATTCCCCTGCACCGCCGAGATTTTCCGCTCGGATCATTCCTCTTCAAGCGCATTCTTGATATCTCGTTGTCGACCTTTGCTCTGTTGGCTGCATCGCCGATTATGCTCGCAATTGCAATTGCGATTCGGATGGATGGCCCGGGGCCGATCTTCTACCGTGCTCAGCGAATCGGGCGCAAGGGTCGAACATTTACCTGCTTCAAGTTCCGGACTATGGTGACGAACGCAGATAAGCTCAAAGCCGATCTTGAGCACATGAATGAGCGGGCAGGCGTGCTCTTCAAGATTGCTGACGATCCGCGCGTGACCAAGATTGGCAAGATGCTGCGCAAGTATTCGCTGGACGAACTGCCGCAGTTCTACAACGTGCTTCGCGGCGATATGAGCGTAGTCGGACCGCGACCTCCGATCGCCTCCGAGGTCGAGCAGTATGATCTGGCTCACCTCCGCCGGCTCGATGTGCTGCCGGGAATTACTGGGCTGTGGCAGGTTGAAGCGCGGCAGGATCCATCGTTCGATAGCTACATCTCACTTGACTCTGCTTATGTCGAGAACTGGACGTTGTGGTTGGATTTGAAGATCTTGGCGCGAACGATCGGTGTCGTGTTCAGCGGGACAGGCTCGTAG
- a CDS encoding NAD+ synthase, translating to MKIALAQINPTVGDFTGNTAKILAYARRAAEGGAALAVFPELSVCGYPPADFLEKTAFIARAEQAVRELAAWTSDSGVAILCGTVMRATGMEGKRVRNVAVLLQCGVMSFVQQKALLPFYDVFDEQRYFEPAMEQALTLVGEQTLAITICEDAWNDKGFWPQRFYPLDPVERLMAGWNADGPRVILNISASPYWQEKRQVREEMLAALARRHGAMVAMVNQVGGNDSLIFDGSSLVIGADGEVVARAASFAEDLVFFNTTAASSQAANLGQEVAATWDALVLGTRDYVRKCGFSKALIGLSGGIDSALVAAIAVEALGAENVMGVGMPSEYSSPGSKDDARVLAEALGIRLEMLPIHDVFEAYQATLEPLFAGTPFGLAEENLQSRIRGGLLMALSNKFGALVLTTGNKSEMSTGYCTLYGDMVGALAVIGDVMKTRVYALSAYANREREVIPRTTIDKAPSAELRPEQKDTDSLPPYEVLDPILEAYVERYLSAEQIAAEQSVDVRLVRSVLQLVERSEYKRQQAAPVLKVTRKSFGMGRRFPIAVKVQV from the coding sequence GTGAAGATTGCACTGGCTCAGATTAACCCGACGGTGGGGGATTTCACCGGCAACACAGCGAAGATTCTTGCGTATGCTCGGCGAGCTGCCGAGGGTGGCGCTGCGCTAGCGGTGTTTCCTGAGCTGTCAGTCTGTGGTTATCCCCCGGCTGACTTTCTCGAAAAGACTGCGTTCATCGCTCGGGCGGAGCAGGCGGTGAGGGAGCTTGCCGCCTGGACGAGCGACTCCGGCGTGGCGATTCTTTGCGGAACCGTGATGCGAGCGACGGGGATGGAAGGGAAGCGGGTGCGCAACGTCGCAGTGCTGCTTCAGTGCGGCGTGATGAGCTTTGTTCAGCAGAAGGCGCTGCTTCCGTTCTACGATGTCTTCGATGAGCAGCGATATTTTGAACCTGCGATGGAGCAGGCGCTGACTCTAGTGGGTGAGCAAACGCTGGCGATCACGATCTGCGAGGATGCCTGGAACGATAAGGGCTTCTGGCCGCAGCGCTTCTATCCTCTCGACCCGGTTGAACGGCTGATGGCTGGTTGGAACGCTGACGGGCCGCGGGTCATTCTGAACATCTCGGCGTCGCCCTACTGGCAGGAGAAGCGGCAGGTTCGCGAGGAGATGCTTGCGGCGCTGGCGCGGCGTCATGGCGCGATGGTCGCGATGGTGAATCAGGTTGGCGGGAACGACAGCCTGATCTTCGATGGTTCGTCGCTGGTGATCGGAGCCGATGGAGAAGTGGTTGCGCGGGCTGCTTCGTTTGCTGAGGATCTGGTCTTCTTCAACACGACGGCTGCGTCAAGTCAGGCGGCTAATCTGGGGCAGGAGGTGGCGGCGACCTGGGATGCGCTTGTTCTGGGGACTCGGGATTATGTACGGAAGTGCGGGTTCTCGAAGGCGCTGATCGGGTTGAGCGGTGGCATCGATTCGGCGCTGGTAGCGGCGATTGCGGTGGAGGCGCTGGGTGCGGAGAACGTGATGGGTGTCGGGATGCCGAGCGAGTACTCGTCGCCTGGCTCGAAGGATGACGCGCGGGTGCTGGCGGAGGCACTTGGGATTCGACTGGAGATGCTGCCGATCCACGATGTCTTCGAGGCGTACCAGGCGACGCTTGAACCTCTGTTCGCGGGAACGCCGTTTGGTCTGGCGGAGGAGAACCTGCAGTCGCGGATCCGTGGCGGCCTGCTGATGGCGCTCTCGAACAAATTCGGAGCGCTGGTGCTGACGACCGGAAACAAGAGCGAGATGTCAACTGGATACTGCACCCTATATGGCGACATGGTCGGTGCGCTGGCAGTGATCGGCGACGTGATGAAGACGCGGGTGTATGCGCTGTCTGCTTATGCAAATCGCGAGCGCGAGGTGATTCCGCGAACCACGATCGACAAGGCTCCTTCGGCGGAGTTGCGGCCGGAGCAGAAGGACACCGATTCGCTGCCACCTTATGAGGTGCTTGACCCGATTCTTGAGGCTTATGTTGAACGGTATCTCTCTGCCGAGCAGATTGCGGCGGAGCAGAGCGTTGATGTTCGGCTTGTACGATCGGTGCTGCAGTTGGTGGAGCGAAGTGAGTACAAGCGGCAGCAGGCTGCTCCAGTGTTGAAGGTGACGCGAAAGTCGTTCGGCATGGGTCGACGATTTCCTATAGCGGTGAAGGTTCAGGTTTAA